The nucleotide sequence GGAGAGTTTAATCTCTAAAGGATTTGTGGAACGTGATAAAAAGAACCTTCTTGCGACACACAAGGGAGTGGCACTGGTTACCATTGTTTCTGAAGCTTTTAAATCAGCAAAGACCACAGCGGAGCGGGAAACAAAGCTGAGTAAAGTTACTGCTGGGCGTTGGATAAGGCGGTCTTTTTGAAAGAGATTGAAGGTGGTATTCTTGAGGAAATCAGTCATTATCAAAAGTAGCGGTTGTGAAAATAATAGTAATAGGCACAAAGAAATGTTATAATTAAACAAAAATACAAAGGTGAGGTGAGCTATAATGCAGCGTTCTGATATACAGAGAATGGCTCATGATATTTTAGAAAAACAGGTGCTTGAAAATAGCTATATCGAGTATAAGAAATCAGCTCAATTTAAAGATAAAATCTTAAAGACAGCATGTGCTTTTGCAAACAATTACATGAATAATGAGATTGGACTGATTTTTATTGGTGTAGAGGAAGTGGATGATAAAGAAACAAAAGAAAAGGCCATCCCAAAGCGTCCAATCTCCGGCATTAAAGAAGCAATGATTGAGAGTATTGAAAATCGGCTTAAATCATTACTTTCCTACATCACACCTAAAATTAGCTATCAGCTTATTCAAGATAAGATTGATGATGAATACTATATTGTCATTGCTGTTGAGCCAAGCGTAAAAGGGCCATGTCAAACGACCGAGAAAGCTGAAAAGGATAAGGAGATCGGACTTAAATCTGGAAGATATATTCGAGTTTCAAGAGATTCAAAGCTACCCAATACTACAGAAGAATTTGAGCTACTAAAGAAATTTGCAAATTTTAATTTCAGTTCAAGTTTAAATAAAACAGCTACGCTTGATGATTTGAGCTATGAATATATGAAAGAATATCTTACTTTGACAGGAGCCAAAGAGGATCTTAGAAGTCTTTCTAAAATAGAAATGGCAAAGGCATTAGGATTAATTGATGAAAGTGAATATGGTGGATTTAGAGCAAAAAACTTTGCTGTTTTGATGTTTTGCGAAAAACCAAATCGCTTTATTCCTAATGCACAAGTAGAAATCATTCGTGAAATTGATGGAACAGATAAGATGGAGAGAACAACATTCGATGCTCCAGTATGGTTACAAGCAAAGCAGGTTGTTCGCTACTTTCAAGACAATATCATGCGTTCTTATACTTTACGTTATCCAGATCACATGGAACACAAGATTATTTATAACTATCCTGTTTCAGCGTTTGAAGAATTAGCAACAAATGC is from Mycoplasmopsis pullorum and encodes:
- a CDS encoding RNA-binding domain-containing protein, which gives rise to MQRSDIQRMAHDILEKQVLENSYIEYKKSAQFKDKILKTACAFANNYMNNEIGLIFIGVEEVDDKETKEKAIPKRPISGIKEAMIESIENRLKSLLSYITPKISYQLIQDKIDDEYYIVIAVEPSVKGPCQTTEKAEKDKEIGLKSGRYIRVSRDSKLPNTTEEFELLKKFANFNFSSSLNKTATLDDLSYEYMKEYLTLTGAKEDLRSLSKIEMAKALGLIDESEYGGFRAKNFAVLMFCEKPNRFIPNAQVEIIREIDGTDKMERTTFDAPVWLQAKQVVRYFQDNIMRSYTLRYPDHMEHKIIYNYPVSAFEELATNAILHKEYDEDEYVGIYVYKDRISFVNPNRPLPPVTIEALNKERSFDKREYLNKELKDMFYALDLIESYGSGIRRTKEAMEANLSPDIVFLPNDDLGNYTNAIIYIQPEFLKDHFLASTNLETGLEIGKETSMSKQIIDLMSANPHITIKELAERIGASINGVKYNINLLKENGRITRKGSTKSGKLGLEIWTFHVSSFFIELVKWNN